One stretch of Planococcus sp. PAMC 21323 DNA includes these proteins:
- a CDS encoding anti-sigma factor: MTNIDCDYLVDYLNGTLTELEKQQFEDHLTTCTECQEIAEATGQLPYLVDPVEPPIDMKARILSTVFDETAEQKDQPKALKPAMSPIPIHKNRRKDSVWKPLIAAVLLMSLLGNGYAFYQLSDKEAGTETAIQSIELQPNEAFTGTATAAMIEGESSLNLVVQADQLTELQASQVYQVWLIKDGNVIPAGAFSPNPNGEGASYYQLDATANDWDTIAITLEPNTGNTSPQGEIVLSSEI, translated from the coding sequence ATGACTAATATAGATTGTGATTACTTAGTAGACTATTTAAATGGAACATTAACAGAACTAGAAAAACAGCAGTTTGAAGATCATTTAACTACATGTACGGAATGCCAGGAAATAGCAGAAGCAACTGGTCAGCTCCCTTATCTTGTAGATCCGGTAGAACCGCCAATAGATATGAAAGCACGCATCCTGTCTACTGTTTTCGATGAGACAGCAGAGCAGAAAGATCAGCCAAAAGCATTAAAACCAGCTATGTCTCCAATACCAATTCATAAAAATAGACGTAAAGATAGTGTTTGGAAACCGCTTATTGCCGCTGTCTTGTTGATGTCATTATTAGGGAATGGTTATGCCTTTTACCAGCTATCAGACAAAGAAGCGGGAACTGAAACTGCGATTCAATCTATCGAACTCCAACCGAACGAAGCATTTACAGGAACTGCGACAGCAGCAATGATCGAAGGAGAAAGCTCTTTGAATTTAGTCGTTCAAGCAGACCAGTTAACTGAATTACAAGCCAGTCAAGTTTACCAGGTATGGCTGATCAAAGATGGCAATGTGATACCAGCAGGTGCATTTTCACCTAATCCAAACGGAGAAGGCGCAAGTTATTATCAACTTGATGCCACTGCAAACGACTGGGATACCATTGCAATTACACTTGAACCTAATACAGGAAATACTTCACCTCAAGGTGAAATAGTATTAAGTTCAGAAATTTAA
- a CDS encoding RNA polymerase sigma factor — translation MENSTDASLYLRINEQDKDALEQLYDRYEKILFSFLYKMLEDRGLAEEALQEVFIKIWRGKGVYNESKGKFSSWLFRMAQNTAIDLIRKRKKPTVPIEEASQMVSNDQPVAEQAEWQEEKTQIQLAVQHLSKEQQKMIDLFYFKGHTHETIAEMCNIPLGTVKSRIRLALKKLKTSLHGMQERGAYDD, via the coding sequence ATGGAAAACAGTACCGATGCAAGCTTGTATTTGCGTATCAATGAACAAGATAAAGATGCACTTGAACAGTTATACGACCGCTATGAAAAAATCCTTTTTTCCTTTCTTTATAAAATGCTCGAAGATCGAGGATTGGCTGAAGAGGCGTTGCAAGAGGTATTTATCAAGATTTGGCGTGGTAAAGGGGTATATAACGAAAGCAAAGGCAAGTTTTCTTCATGGCTTTTCAGGATGGCGCAAAATACCGCCATTGATTTGATACGAAAAAGAAAAAAACCTACTGTTCCGATTGAAGAGGCCAGTCAAATGGTTAGCAATGACCAACCAGTTGCAGAACAAGCAGAATGGCAGGAAGAAAAAACACAAATTCAATTGGCTGTTCAGCACTTATCAAAAGAGCAACAAAAAATGATTGATTTGTTTTATTTCAAAGGGCATACACATGAAACAATTGCTGAAATGTGCAATATACCATTGGGGACAGTTAAGAGCCGAATACGATTAGCTTTAAAGAAATTAAAAACATCACTGCATGGGATGCAGGAAAGGGGGGCTTACGATGACTAA
- a CDS encoding class I SAM-dependent methyltransferase, with product MSKVFPALYDIAMKPFEKTRFEKIRANLVRKAQGHVLEIGFGTGANFRYYRDVKRVDAIEPNPEMSKHAEKRIKNAQVPIFTYKAIAEELPFEDNRFETVIATLVFCTIPYPIKALEEIQRTSKSGARVLLFEHVKVDREAIGKAQEVLTPVWKKLCDGCHLDRDTLELVKRSGLVIERVTSYHGGLFLTIECRNFK from the coding sequence ATGTCTAAAGTATTTCCTGCACTGTATGATATAGCGATGAAACCGTTTGAGAAGACACGATTTGAAAAAATACGGGCAAACCTTGTTCGAAAAGCGCAAGGGCATGTTTTAGAGATTGGTTTTGGCACAGGAGCGAACTTTCGTTATTACCGTGACGTTAAAAGAGTAGATGCGATTGAACCGAATCCAGAAATGAGTAAACATGCCGAAAAGCGAATTAAAAATGCGCAAGTGCCAATTTTTACATACAAAGCTATAGCAGAAGAACTTCCGTTTGAAGATAATCGTTTCGAGACTGTAATTGCTACCTTGGTTTTTTGTACAATTCCTTACCCGATAAAAGCTCTTGAGGAAATTCAGCGAACTAGTAAATCGGGGGCGAGAGTATTATTGTTCGAGCACGTTAAGGTAGACCGGGAAGCTATAGGAAAAGCACAAGAAGTTTTAACACCGGTTTGGAAAAAACTTTGTGATGGTTGTCATCTAGACCGGGATACGCTTGAACTCGTAAAGCGTTCAGGTCTAGTAATAGAAAGAGTGACCTCCTATCACGGGGGACTTTTCTTAACTATCGAATGCCGAAATTTTAAATAA
- a CDS encoding aldehyde dehydrogenase family protein — translation MKTDYSKIFIDGEWILGSSDSQMKNTNPFSGEELVTTQAADKTDLDKAYKAAAKAQVAWSKELPQKKQEVMENVLQVMLENKEFIIDWLVKEAGSTVFKATAEFGVSVNILKEATTFPFRMEGKILPSRQAGKENRVYRNSIGVIGIISPWNFPFHLAIRSIAPAIATGNAVVIKPATDTPVTGGLLFASIFEAAGLPKGLLNVVVGRGSEIGDDIVTHPIPRLISFTGSTPVGKHIGELAGGALKKTALELGGNNNFIVLDDANVDQAVDSALFGKFYHQGQICMSINRIFVHRKLYEEFAEQFITRAGKLKFGNPTEEGTQVGPLINRDQVDRILKDIDASVEQGARIRLGGKADGNVLEPTVLTGVTNDMPLAENEIFGPVAILIPFDNDEEVIEMANAYPFGLSGAVHSTNIERGTNIAHQIHTGMIHVNDQPVNDEAHMPFGGEKDSGLGRFNGEWVLEEFTTLKWLSVQHGQSEYGPFVNDTKK, via the coding sequence ATGAAAACCGATTATTCGAAGATATTTATAGATGGTGAATGGATTTTAGGGTCTAGCGACAGTCAGATGAAAAACACAAATCCATTTTCGGGTGAAGAACTAGTCACCACTCAAGCTGCTGATAAAACTGATTTAGATAAAGCTTATAAAGCTGCTGCAAAAGCCCAAGTGGCATGGTCTAAAGAATTGCCTCAAAAGAAACAGGAAGTTATGGAAAATGTATTGCAAGTCATGCTAGAAAACAAAGAGTTTATTATCGACTGGCTTGTAAAAGAAGCAGGGAGTACGGTGTTTAAAGCAACAGCTGAATTTGGAGTGTCGGTTAACATTCTAAAAGAAGCAACTACTTTCCCTTTCCGAATGGAAGGCAAAATTCTTCCTTCACGACAAGCTGGTAAAGAAAATCGTGTGTATCGCAATTCGATTGGTGTTATCGGGATCATTAGTCCGTGGAACTTTCCTTTTCATTTGGCGATTCGTTCGATTGCACCTGCGATCGCAACTGGGAATGCAGTTGTTATTAAACCGGCAACCGACACACCTGTGACAGGTGGATTGTTATTCGCCAGTATTTTTGAAGCAGCAGGATTGCCTAAAGGTTTATTAAACGTAGTAGTGGGTCGTGGCTCTGAAATTGGAGACGACATTGTTACACACCCGATTCCTCGTTTAATTTCTTTTACAGGTTCAACCCCTGTTGGGAAACATATCGGAGAGCTAGCTGGTGGTGCATTAAAGAAAACTGCGTTAGAGCTGGGTGGCAATAATAACTTTATCGTTTTGGATGATGCGAATGTCGATCAGGCTGTAGATTCTGCGTTGTTCGGTAAATTCTACCACCAAGGTCAAATTTGTATGTCTATCAATCGTATATTTGTACATCGTAAATTGTACGAAGAATTCGCAGAACAATTTATTACTCGCGCTGGAAAACTAAAGTTTGGCAATCCTACTGAAGAAGGTACGCAAGTCGGTCCATTGATCAACCGTGATCAAGTAGATCGAATCCTTAAAGACATCGATGCAAGTGTCGAACAAGGTGCAAGAATACGTCTTGGAGGCAAGGCTGATGGGAACGTTTTAGAACCTACTGTGTTAACAGGTGTAACAAACGATATGCCTCTTGCTGAAAACGAAATTTTTGGACCTGTCGCAATATTAATTCCATTTGATAACGATGAAGAAGTAATTGAAATGGCAAATGCTTACCCATTTGGCTTAAGTGGCGCTGTACATTCAACGAATATTGAGCGCGGCACTAATATAGCGCATCAAATTCATACAGGTATGATTCACGTTAACGATCAACCAGTAAATGATGAGGCGCATATGCCATTTGGTGGCGAAAAAGATTCTGGTTTAGGTCGCTTTAATGGAGAATGGGTATTAGAAGAATTTACGACTTTGAAATGGTTATCTGTTCAACATGGACAGAGCGAATATGGTCCATTTGTTAACGACACAAAAAAATAA
- a CDS encoding SDR family oxidoreductase — protein sequence MTKTAIITGASSGIGQATAKELAARGYHVMLAARREERLVELKKEIETAGGSAEYKVTDVTSREDMNSLVEAGLKKTGTIDVLVNNAGLMPLSMMNKLKVDEWDRMVDVNIKGVLYGIAAALPVMERQKHGHILNVSSVAGHGVTKGSAVYSGTKFAVRAISEGLRQEINPSHEIRVTIVSPGAVETELASTITDEDILTAFSEGPQMKMLKAQDIANAIAYAVEQPTHVDVNEILIRPRQQP from the coding sequence ATGACAAAAACAGCAATTATTACTGGAGCTAGTAGCGGGATCGGCCAAGCAACTGCTAAAGAGTTAGCAGCAAGAGGTTACCATGTAATGCTAGCTGCAAGACGTGAAGAACGTTTAGTGGAACTAAAAAAAGAAATCGAAACTGCTGGAGGGTCAGCAGAGTATAAAGTAACTGATGTCACATCCCGAGAAGATATGAATTCATTAGTTGAAGCTGGATTAAAGAAAACAGGCACAATTGATGTTTTAGTAAACAATGCTGGACTAATGCCGTTATCGATGATGAATAAATTAAAAGTCGATGAGTGGGATCGTATGGTAGACGTTAATATTAAGGGTGTATTGTACGGAATCGCTGCAGCTTTACCGGTTATGGAAAGACAAAAACATGGTCATATATTAAATGTTTCTTCTGTAGCAGGTCACGGAGTAACAAAAGGAAGTGCTGTTTATAGCGGAACCAAATTTGCAGTCCGGGCTATCTCAGAAGGTTTGCGTCAAGAAATTAATCCTTCACATGAGATTCGTGTAACAATCGTTTCACCAGGAGCAGTTGAGACTGAGCTTGCAAGTACAATTACGGATGAAGATATTTTAACTGCATTTAGTGAAGGTCCACAGATGAAGATGCTGAAAGCGCAAGACATAGCAAACGCTATCGCTTATGCTGTCGAACAACCAACGCATGTAGACGTTAATGAAATATTAATTCGTCCTAGACAACAGCCGTAA
- a CDS encoding TetR/AcrR family transcriptional regulator: protein MRKISPEERQIMRRSYAEKIMETVRTEGFISLTIQDLAHLMGISRASLYNFFASKEDLIQEVIEIYIDYLTRSNQFINNPRYPYIRRLPAVFEQAVFSTVYASEIYLNELKSECPEYYKRQIQVADERLLILHRFYKNGISDGDFNPLNPSLVIQQDEAALHKILNSSFLFDNDLSLEDCMYSYYEMMKHRSFSHNTLKPGKDPHIEKAVRVIINQLGKNTNIASRTLN, encoded by the coding sequence ATGCGGAAAATTTCACCTGAAGAACGACAAATTATGCGCCGCTCTTACGCTGAGAAAATTATGGAAACTGTTCGTACCGAAGGTTTTATCTCATTGACTATTCAAGATCTGGCACATTTAATGGGCATTAGTCGGGCATCTTTATATAATTTTTTCGCATCTAAAGAAGACCTAATCCAAGAAGTAATTGAAATTTATATAGATTATTTAACACGATCTAATCAATTTATAAACAATCCTCGATACCCGTATATTCGTCGTCTCCCTGCCGTCTTTGAACAAGCCGTTTTTTCCACAGTATATGCATCTGAAATTTATTTAAATGAATTAAAGTCAGAATGCCCAGAATACTACAAGCGTCAAATACAAGTGGCTGATGAACGACTATTAATACTTCATAGATTTTATAAGAATGGAATTAGCGATGGTGACTTTAATCCACTAAATCCCTCACTAGTTATCCAACAAGATGAGGCTGCTTTGCATAAAATTTTAAATTCATCGTTTTTATTCGACAATGATTTATCGCTTGAAGATTGCATGTATAGTTATTACGAAATGATGAAACACCGGAGTTTCTCACATAATACGTTAAAACCTGGAAAAGATCCGCATATTGAAAAAGCTGTGCGAGTTATTATTAATCAACTAGGTAAAAACACGAATATTGCTTCGCGTACACTTAATTGA